From a single Nicotiana tomentosiformis chromosome 2, ASM39032v3, whole genome shotgun sequence genomic region:
- the LOC104091035 gene encoding L-ascorbate oxidase homolog isoform X1 — protein MRRAIFLHFLLGTVACLIASVVRAEDPYKYETWTVTYGQIAPLGVKQKGILINGQFPGPTLNVVTNDNVLITVINKLDDPLLITWNGVKQRKSSWQDGVLGTNCPIPPNSQWTYKMQMKDQIGTFTYFPSTLMHRAAGGFGGLNILARSVIPVPYPKPFEQFTLLVSDWWKTDNKVLKQRLDQGNSFPFPDALLINGRPNSFKFTGMKGYTYLFRVSNVGLTTSINIRIQGHTLKLVEVEGAHTMQEVYESLDIHVGQSMAFLVTLHANPKDYYIVASTRFTKPILTATAILHYQGSNTPASKPLPIGPTYHVHWSMKQARTIRWNLTANAARPNPQGAFHYGTVPVTRTLVLANSAGKINGKRRYAINKVSYINPDTPLKIADFYNIPGVFQLNKIKDNPPPGPIVLGTSVFNFSLHDFTEIVFQNNEKTIQSYHFDGYDFWAVGYGPGQWNPTMRRKYNLVDATSRCTIQVYPNSWSTILVSLDNKGMWNLRSAIWPRRYLGQETYFRVWNTEHSLYTEYDIPPNAILCGKAKH, from the exons ATGAGACGGGCCATATTCCTACATTTTTTACTTGGAACTGTGGCCTGCTTGATTGCTTCCGTCGTGAGGGCTGAAGACCCATACAAATATGAAACTTGGACTGTTACCTATGGACAAATCGCTCCTCTTGGGGTCAAGCAAAAG GGAATCCTCATTAATGGGCAGTTTCCTGGCCCTACCCTTAACGTTGTAACTAATGACAACGTTCTGATTACAGTCATTAACAAGCTGGATGATCCTTTGCTCATAACATG GAACGGTGTGAAACAAAGGAAGAGCTCGTGGCAAGATGGAGTTCTTGGTACAAATTGTCCAATCCCACCAAACAGCCAATGGACCTACAAAATGCAAATGAAAGATCAAATCGGAACCTTTACATATTTCCCATCCACGTTAATGCACAGAGCTGCTGGTGGTTTTGGAGGATTGAACATATTAGCTAGGTCTGTTATTCCAGTCCCATATCCTAAACCTTTTGAGCAATTTACTCTGCTTGTTAGTGACTGGTGGAAGACGGATAACAAG GTATTGAAGCAAAGGCTAGACCAGGggaattcttttccttttccagATGCTCTACTCATTAATGGACGCCCTAATTCTTTTAAATTCACCGGCATGAAAG GTTATACATACTTATTTAGGGTGTCGAATGTGGGATTAACAACATCGATTAACATTAGAATCCAAGGTCACACGTTAAAATTGGTGGAAGTGGAAGGAGCACATACCATGCAAGAAGTGTATGAATCGTTGGACATTCATGTTGGCCAATCCATGGCTTTTCTGGTGACTTTACATGCCAATCCGAAAGACTATTATATTGTGGCATCCACTCGTTTCACTAAACCAATTTTAACAGCAACTGCCATCCTTCACTATCAAGGTTCTAATACCCCTGCTTCCAAACCTTTGCCCATTGGTCCTACTTACCATGTTCACTGGTCAATGAAACAAGCCAGAACCATTAG ATGGAACTTGACGGCAAATGCTGCGAGGCCGAATCCACAAGGAGCATTCCATTACGGGACAGTACCAGTGACGAGGACACTGGTGCTGGCAAATTCTGCTGGCAAAATCAATGGAAAGAGGCGTTATGCTATAAATAAGGTCTCTTACATAAACCCAGACACTCCATTGAAGATTGCTGATTTTTACAACATTCCTGGTGTGTTTCAGCTGAACAAAATCAAGGACAATCCTCCACCCGGTCCAATTGTTCTTGGCACTTCTGTCTTTAACTTCTCTCTTCATGACTTCACTGAAATTGTCTTCCAAAACAACGAGAAAACCATTCAATCTTATCATTTTGATGGCTATGATTTCTGGGCTGTCGG GTATGGGCCTGGGCAGTGGAACCCAACAATGAGAAGAAAGTACAATCTAGTAGATGCCACAAGCAGATGCACAATTCAGGTGTATCCAAATTCATGGAGTACAATATTGGTGTCATTGGACAATAAAGGAATGTGGAATTTGAGGTCAGCAATATGGCCAAGGAGATATTTGGGACAGGAAACATATTTCAGAGTGTGGAATACCGAGCATAGCCTTTACACTGAATATGATATTCCACCAAATGCCATTCTCTGTGGCAAGGCCAAACACTAG
- the LOC104091035 gene encoding L-ascorbate oxidase homolog isoform X2 yields MKLGLLPMDKSLLLGSSKRNGVKQRKSSWQDGVLGTNCPIPPNSQWTYKMQMKDQIGTFTYFPSTLMHRAAGGFGGLNILARSVIPVPYPKPFEQFTLLVSDWWKTDNKVLKQRLDQGNSFPFPDALLINGRPNSFKFTGMKGYTYLFRVSNVGLTTSINIRIQGHTLKLVEVEGAHTMQEVYESLDIHVGQSMAFLVTLHANPKDYYIVASTRFTKPILTATAILHYQGSNTPASKPLPIGPTYHVHWSMKQARTIRWNLTANAARPNPQGAFHYGTVPVTRTLVLANSAGKINGKRRYAINKVSYINPDTPLKIADFYNIPGVFQLNKIKDNPPPGPIVLGTSVFNFSLHDFTEIVFQNNEKTIQSYHFDGYDFWAVGYGPGQWNPTMRRKYNLVDATSRCTIQVYPNSWSTILVSLDNKGMWNLRSAIWPRRYLGQETYFRVWNTEHSLYTEYDIPPNAILCGKAKH; encoded by the exons ATGAAACTTGGACTGTTACCTATGGACAAATCGCTCCTCTTGGGGTCAAGCAAAAG GAACGGTGTGAAACAAAGGAAGAGCTCGTGGCAAGATGGAGTTCTTGGTACAAATTGTCCAATCCCACCAAACAGCCAATGGACCTACAAAATGCAAATGAAAGATCAAATCGGAACCTTTACATATTTCCCATCCACGTTAATGCACAGAGCTGCTGGTGGTTTTGGAGGATTGAACATATTAGCTAGGTCTGTTATTCCAGTCCCATATCCTAAACCTTTTGAGCAATTTACTCTGCTTGTTAGTGACTGGTGGAAGACGGATAACAAG GTATTGAAGCAAAGGCTAGACCAGGggaattcttttccttttccagATGCTCTACTCATTAATGGACGCCCTAATTCTTTTAAATTCACCGGCATGAAAG GTTATACATACTTATTTAGGGTGTCGAATGTGGGATTAACAACATCGATTAACATTAGAATCCAAGGTCACACGTTAAAATTGGTGGAAGTGGAAGGAGCACATACCATGCAAGAAGTGTATGAATCGTTGGACATTCATGTTGGCCAATCCATGGCTTTTCTGGTGACTTTACATGCCAATCCGAAAGACTATTATATTGTGGCATCCACTCGTTTCACTAAACCAATTTTAACAGCAACTGCCATCCTTCACTATCAAGGTTCTAATACCCCTGCTTCCAAACCTTTGCCCATTGGTCCTACTTACCATGTTCACTGGTCAATGAAACAAGCCAGAACCATTAG ATGGAACTTGACGGCAAATGCTGCGAGGCCGAATCCACAAGGAGCATTCCATTACGGGACAGTACCAGTGACGAGGACACTGGTGCTGGCAAATTCTGCTGGCAAAATCAATGGAAAGAGGCGTTATGCTATAAATAAGGTCTCTTACATAAACCCAGACACTCCATTGAAGATTGCTGATTTTTACAACATTCCTGGTGTGTTTCAGCTGAACAAAATCAAGGACAATCCTCCACCCGGTCCAATTGTTCTTGGCACTTCTGTCTTTAACTTCTCTCTTCATGACTTCACTGAAATTGTCTTCCAAAACAACGAGAAAACCATTCAATCTTATCATTTTGATGGCTATGATTTCTGGGCTGTCGG GTATGGGCCTGGGCAGTGGAACCCAACAATGAGAAGAAAGTACAATCTAGTAGATGCCACAAGCAGATGCACAATTCAGGTGTATCCAAATTCATGGAGTACAATATTGGTGTCATTGGACAATAAAGGAATGTGGAATTTGAGGTCAGCAATATGGCCAAGGAGATATTTGGGACAGGAAACATATTTCAGAGTGTGGAATACCGAGCATAGCCTTTACACTGAATATGATATTCCACCAAATGCCATTCTCTGTGGCAAGGCCAAACACTAG